From the genome of Abyssicoccus albus, one region includes:
- a CDS encoding tetratricopeptide repeat protein: MDNRQQKTDEAIDRLLSVIKEDGEKTEHMINLSVLLFERGAFEEAEGILIKQFEVDSNDFRIPYTLGNFYYNKAIFDKALDLYRQAYELKQDDKDLNYMLAQTLSHTSMTKLALPYYMTAFDLCDSYDEDVYFQYALNLAQNDMIDEAQPIFENIIKKNDQHDDAYYNLALIHYYREQFDLAEHSVTKALAINPNHFLALKLQSSL; this comes from the coding sequence ATGGACAATAGACAACAGAAAACGGACGAAGCAATTGATCGTTTGTTAAGTGTGATAAAAGAAGACGGTGAAAAGACAGAACATATGATTAATTTATCTGTGCTTTTGTTCGAGCGTGGCGCGTTCGAAGAAGCAGAAGGGATACTCATCAAACAGTTCGAGGTCGATTCCAATGATTTTAGAATTCCGTATACGTTAGGGAACTTTTATTACAATAAAGCAATCTTTGACAAAGCATTAGATTTATATCGACAAGCATATGAATTAAAGCAAGACGATAAAGATTTAAATTATATGTTAGCACAAACACTTTCACATACGTCGATGACAAAACTAGCACTGCCTTATTATATGACGGCTTTTGATTTATGTGATTCGTATGATGAAGATGTTTATTTTCAATATGCACTGAACCTTGCACAGAACGACATGATAGATGAAGCGCAACCAATCTTTGAGAACATTATTAAAAAAAATGATCAACATGATGATGCTTATTATAATTTAGCATTGATTCACTATTATCGTGAACAATTTGACCTTGCTGAACATAGTGTCACGAAAGCATTAGCTATTAATCCGAATCATTTCTTAGCATTAAAGCTTCAATCATCTTTATAA
- the mnmA gene encoding tRNA 2-thiouridine(34) synthase MnmA, with product MTTENKKRVVVGMSGGVDSSVTALLLKQQGYEVIGIFMKNWDDSQDSGFCSATEDYNDVIKVANQLDIPYYTVNFEKQYWDHVFTYFLDEYKLGRTPNPDVMCNKEIKFKAFLNYAFELGADYVATGHYARVTRNEEGQVALLRGIDENKDQTYFLNQLTHEQLDKVLFPLGEYDKKEVREIALQHDLATAKKKDSTGICFIGERDFKSFLQEFLPAKPGQMETLDGDVKGTHDGLMYYTIGQRHGLGIGGDGDPWFVVGKDLERNVLFVEQSFHNDYLYSDALIADQLNLLENDNLKEFHCTAKFRYRQQDHGVTVQRLDDDTVKVVFDESVRAITPGQAVVFYDGDICLGGATINDVIKNDQVLTYVN from the coding sequence ATGACAACCGAAAATAAAAAAAGAGTCGTTGTTGGAATGAGTGGTGGAGTAGACTCAAGTGTAACGGCTTTGTTGCTTAAACAGCAAGGGTATGAAGTGATCGGAATTTTCATGAAGAACTGGGATGACAGTCAAGATTCAGGGTTTTGTTCAGCAACAGAAGACTATAATGATGTGATAAAAGTTGCGAATCAATTAGATATTCCATATTACACTGTGAATTTTGAGAAGCAGTATTGGGACCATGTATTTACGTATTTCTTAGACGAATATAAGTTAGGTAGAACGCCCAATCCTGATGTAATGTGTAATAAAGAAATTAAATTCAAAGCATTTTTAAATTATGCATTCGAACTCGGTGCTGATTATGTTGCAACAGGTCATTATGCTAGAGTAACACGAAATGAAGAGGGTCAAGTTGCTCTACTTCGTGGCATTGATGAAAATAAGGATCAAACATACTTCTTAAATCAATTAACCCATGAACAACTGGATAAAGTGCTATTCCCTTTAGGGGAATATGATAAAAAAGAAGTTCGTGAAATTGCTTTGCAACATGATTTAGCAACAGCGAAAAAGAAAGACTCTACCGGTATTTGTTTTATCGGTGAAAGAGATTTCAAATCATTTTTACAAGAATTTCTACCGGCTAAACCAGGTCAAATGGAAACTTTAGATGGTGATGTAAAAGGAACACATGATGGACTGATGTACTATACAATCGGTCAACGTCATGGATTAGGCATTGGTGGTGACGGTGATCCATGGTTTGTCGTTGGCAAAGACTTAGAGCGTAACGTGCTCTTTGTTGAGCAAAGTTTTCATAATGATTATTTATACTCAGATGCACTCATTGCAGATCAATTAAATTTGCTTGAAAATGATAATTTAAAAGAATTTCACTGTACTGCTAAATTTAGATATCGCCAACAAGATCATGGTGTAACCGTACAACGTTTAGATGACGATACAGTGAAAGTCGTCTTTGACGAATCAGTCCGTGCGATTACTCCAGGACAAGCCGTTGTATTTTATGATGGAGATATCTGTTTAGGTGGCGCAACAATTAATGACGTGATAAAAAATGATCAAGTCTTGACGTACGTTAATTAG
- a CDS encoding cysteine desulfurase family protein → MYFDYAATTPLDPVVKDHMVDIIHQQYGNPSSLHRYGRAARKLIDDARGIIGRYFDVSTEQVIFTSSATEATNLAIKSSLFYNKQKGRHIITSNVEHSSVKNLLNELEEHEGYEVTRLPVDENGLIQAEQVRNALRDDTVLVTMMFVNNETGVMLPVYEVGELLVDHQAFFHVDAVQAVGRMTFNLEDLCADYMSISAHKLYGPKGIGALLKRADAPIKPLIYGGSHELERRAGTENVIHISAFGKAIERLAEQSNERNIHCLQLKELFINTLQQLEVPFAVNGSMNSVAHILNIYLPFKTSEIILTQLDLKDVHISAGSACTAGALQPSHVLMAMYGESSERVTHSIRISLSHMTTEDEVIAFANILKGIYNNSL, encoded by the coding sequence ATGTATTTCGATTATGCGGCAACAACACCATTGGATCCAGTTGTAAAAGATCATATGGTAGATATCATTCATCAACAGTATGGTAATCCGTCTAGCCTTCATCGTTATGGAAGAGCAGCGCGTAAATTGATTGACGATGCTAGGGGAATAATTGGTCGGTATTTTGATGTGTCGACAGAGCAAGTGATTTTTACAAGTTCTGCGACCGAAGCGACAAATTTAGCGATTAAATCGAGTTTATTTTATAACAAACAAAAAGGTCGTCATATTATCACATCGAATGTGGAACATAGTTCTGTTAAAAACTTATTGAATGAACTAGAAGAGCACGAAGGATATGAAGTGACTCGTCTGCCTGTCGATGAAAATGGTTTGATACAAGCGGAACAAGTTCGGAATGCTTTAAGAGACGATACGGTGTTAGTGACGATGATGTTTGTAAATAATGAAACGGGTGTGATGTTGCCTGTTTATGAAGTCGGTGAGTTATTAGTCGATCATCAGGCATTCTTCCACGTCGATGCGGTTCAAGCGGTTGGGAGAATGACGTTTAATTTAGAAGATTTATGTGCAGATTATATGAGCATATCTGCCCATAAATTATATGGTCCAAAAGGGATTGGTGCATTACTTAAACGTGCAGACGCTCCGATTAAGCCGCTTATATATGGTGGAAGTCACGAGTTAGAGCGTCGTGCTGGGACGGAGAATGTCATTCATATTAGTGCGTTTGGTAAAGCGATCGAACGATTAGCTGAACAATCTAATGAACGAAACATTCATTGTTTACAGCTGAAAGAATTATTCATTAATACATTGCAACAATTAGAAGTTCCATTTGCAGTAAATGGTTCAATGAATAGTGTCGCACATATTTTAAATATCTATTTACCGTTTAAAACATCAGAAATAATACTCACTCAACTTGATTTGAAAGATGTTCACATTTCAGCGGGGAGTGCATGTACAGCTGGCGCATTACAACCGTCACATGTGTTGATGGCAATGTACGGTGAATCATCAGAACGCGTTACACATTCCATTCGTATAAGTCTAAGTCACATGACGACTGAAGATGAAGTCATCGCATTTGCAAATATTCTTAAAGGCATATATAATAATTCCTTATAA
- a CDS encoding LLM class flavin-dependent oxidoreductase, whose product MSKLNVSALNLVPIRQGKSVKDAIDEMVDLAQHLESLDYSRYWIAEHHNTLGLASSATVTLIQHTLQHTSTLVVGSGGIMLPNHSPLVVAEQFGTLETLFKGRLNLGLGRAPGTDRITANALRRDDGMRNVNSFPQDVNQLLTFFGDQSKQGFVKANPGMDTHVPVYILGSSTDSARLAASLGLPYAFASHFAPQMLKEAIEIYRDQFEPSEYLDEPYVIAGMNAILAETNDEAKHLATTMQQFILNIIRSESNPLMPPTDEIDQIMTDYEKQVIESRFPTALLGDKDTALEQLKQFTNDYHIDEVMAVTYIYDTDKQHHSYTLLKEVVDAFNQQ is encoded by the coding sequence ATGTCAAAATTAAATGTCTCTGCTTTAAACTTAGTGCCAATCAGACAAGGCAAATCAGTAAAAGATGCTATCGATGAAATGGTTGACTTAGCTCAACACCTAGAATCATTAGATTATTCAAGATATTGGATCGCCGAACATCATAATACACTCGGCCTTGCAAGTAGTGCGACGGTCACGTTAATTCAACATACGTTACAACATACGAGTACATTAGTTGTCGGGTCTGGTGGAATTATGTTACCTAACCACTCTCCATTAGTCGTTGCGGAACAATTTGGTACGTTAGAAACTTTATTCAAAGGCAGACTAAACTTAGGATTAGGACGCGCACCAGGAACAGATCGAATTACAGCCAATGCATTACGTCGTGATGATGGCATGCGTAATGTCAATAGTTTCCCTCAAGATGTGAATCAACTGTTAACATTTTTTGGTGATCAGTCTAAACAAGGCTTTGTTAAAGCCAATCCAGGAATGGATACACATGTCCCTGTATACATCCTTGGCTCATCAACAGATTCAGCACGATTAGCCGCGTCACTTGGATTACCTTATGCATTTGCTTCACACTTTGCACCACAAATGTTAAAAGAAGCGATTGAAATTTATCGTGATCAATTCGAACCAAGTGAATATTTAGATGAGCCTTATGTTATTGCCGGAATGAATGCAATTCTTGCTGAAACAAATGACGAAGCAAAGCATTTAGCAACAACAATGCAACAATTTATCTTAAATATCATACGAAGTGAATCAAACCCACTCATGCCACCAACAGATGAAATCGATCAAATCATGACAGATTATGAAAAACAAGTGATAGAATCAAGATTCCCTACAGCATTATTAGGTGATAAAGACACAGCATTAGAACAATTAAAACAATTTACTAACGATTATCATATCGATGAAGTAATGGCTGTCACGTATATATATGATACGGATAAGCAACACCATTCGTATACTTTATTAAAAGAAGTGGTTGATGCGTTTAACCAACAATAA
- a CDS encoding RrF2 family transcriptional regulator, with amino-acid sequence MKISTRGRYSLMFMLSLAKYDGQGCKSVKAIATENNISDLYLEQLIGPLREAELVTSVRGARGGYKLNKSPEKIFIGEILRLVEGPIQMVEPMDIEPQESQLLWSRMTQSIKDILDTTSLHDLISSNSDELSDGYMFYI; translated from the coding sequence GTGAAAATTTCAACACGAGGCCGTTACAGTTTAATGTTTATGTTATCTTTAGCGAAGTATGATGGACAAGGGTGTAAGTCTGTTAAAGCAATCGCAACGGAAAATAATATTAGCGATTTATATTTAGAACAGTTGATCGGACCACTGCGTGAAGCGGAACTTGTTACAAGTGTACGTGGTGCACGAGGTGGGTATAAGTTAAATAAATCACCTGAAAAAATTTTTATTGGTGAGATTTTGAGACTCGTTGAAGGTCCGATTCAGATGGTTGAGCCAATGGATATCGAGCCTCAGGAAAGCCAATTGTTATGGAGTCGTATGACACAATCGATAAAAGATATACTGGACACAACATCACTACATGATTTGATATCATCTAATAGTGATGAATTGTCTGATGGGTATATGTTTTATATTTAA
- a CDS encoding replication-associated recombination protein A: MNNQPLAYRMRPTTIDEVIGQQHLVGPKGIIRRMVNAKRLTSMILYGPPGIGKTSIASAIAGSTRYKFRSLNAVTNSKKDIQQVIEEGKMSGSVILLLDEIHRLDKGKQDILLPSLEQGTVVLIGATTSNPYHAINPAIRSRAQIFELHRLTDEEILQGLHHALKNEDRGLGQYNIDVEEQALKYIVQSSNGDIRAALNALELAVLSRDESTNMITLEDAQDCMQQRAFSFDKDGDEHYDLMSAFQKSIRGSDVNASLYYLARLLEGGDLVTIARRLLVISYEDISLASPQAAVRTLSAIESAERLGLPEARIPLSQAVIELALSPKSNSAIQSIDNALSTVRKRKAYDIPNHLKDGHYSGAKKLNRAIGYKFPHNYEGHFIPQQYLPDELVGTQFFEPSSQSQFEERLKQIYENIQKQQ, translated from the coding sequence ATGAATAATCAACCTCTTGCTTATCGCATGCGTCCGACAACGATTGACGAAGTCATTGGCCAGCAACATCTCGTTGGTCCGAAAGGAATCATTCGTCGCATGGTCAACGCAAAACGCCTGACTTCAATGATATTATATGGACCTCCTGGTATCGGCAAAACAAGTATCGCAAGTGCAATTGCAGGTTCAACAAGATATAAATTTCGATCATTGAATGCAGTAACGAATAGCAAAAAAGATATACAACAAGTGATTGAAGAAGGAAAGATGAGTGGTTCTGTCATTTTGTTATTAGATGAGATTCATCGATTAGATAAAGGTAAGCAAGATATTCTTCTTCCTTCGCTTGAACAAGGAACTGTCGTACTCATCGGTGCAACGACATCAAATCCATATCATGCCATTAACCCTGCAATTCGAAGTCGAGCTCAAATCTTCGAACTGCATAGATTAACAGATGAAGAAATATTACAAGGGCTTCATCATGCGTTAAAAAATGAAGATAGAGGGTTAGGTCAATACAATATCGACGTTGAAGAACAAGCATTAAAGTATATCGTTCAATCTAGCAATGGTGATATTAGAGCTGCATTAAATGCATTGGAATTAGCTGTTCTAAGCCGTGATGAGTCAACAAATATGATCACATTAGAAGACGCTCAAGACTGTATGCAACAACGTGCCTTTAGCTTCGATAAAGATGGTGATGAACATTATGATCTTATGAGTGCATTTCAAAAGTCTATTAGAGGATCTGATGTCAATGCGAGTTTATATTACTTAGCAAGATTACTCGAAGGCGGTGACTTAGTCACAATTGCTAGAAGGTTACTGGTCATTAGCTATGAAGATATATCACTCGCTTCACCACAAGCAGCCGTTAGAACATTAAGTGCGATTGAATCCGCTGAACGATTAGGTTTACCAGAAGCAAGAATCCCGTTATCTCAAGCTGTCATAGAACTTGCACTAAGTCCTAAATCAAACAGTGCGATTCAATCCATCGATAATGCATTATCGACGGTACGTAAACGTAAGGCCTATGATATTCCGAACCATTTAAAAGACGGACATTATAGTGGTGCCAAAAAGCTTAACAGAGCGATTGGATATAAATTCCCTCATAATTATGAAGGTCACTTTATTCCTCAACAATATTTACCAGATGAATTGGTAGGTACACAATTCTTTGAACCAAGTAGTCAATCTCAATTCGAAGAACGTCTGAAACAAATCTATGAAAATATACAAAAGCAACAATAA
- a CDS encoding ABC transporter permease, which yields MVKLMWNEMIKHFFRLGTYLCIAFLILIASLGFIINLFMGVDESMTKSYEGKNWEQTAKSTIEDYSKDIAKIQEDPKANEDFDKIMELTAKEEEISRLQYHLDEDIQPAPQMNQYEQIYTNTKSLFTFAVFLIVIITSSMIAVEHHKGTIKMLLTRPVSRVKIILSKYLTAAVIGFILLAILYAVVAIWSLITMPGNPTDLLVVKSPDGYDHANFLAVIGKSFLANLFTIIMISWFTVSFSAIFKSTPLALGISFITLYLAPLAMMWLSSKIDEKYLKFWLGDNWFIQSYIGGFETPKYDGMTLTFSIIITLLYIIPLMAIAIYMFRMRDVTSE from the coding sequence TTGGTTAAATTAATGTGGAATGAAATGATCAAGCATTTCTTTAGGTTAGGTACTTACTTATGCATTGCTTTCTTAATCTTGATTGCATCATTAGGATTTATTATTAACCTTTTCATGGGTGTAGATGAATCGATGACGAAGAGTTATGAAGGTAAGAATTGGGAACAGACTGCTAAAAGTACAATTGAAGACTATAGTAAAGATATTGCAAAAATCCAAGAAGACCCGAAAGCAAACGAAGATTTTGATAAAATAATGGAGTTAACAGCTAAGGAAGAAGAAATTTCAAGACTTCAATATCACCTTGATGAAGATATACAACCTGCACCTCAAATGAATCAATACGAACAAATCTATACAAATACGAAATCATTATTTACATTTGCAGTGTTTTTAATCGTGATCATTACGAGTTCAATGATTGCTGTTGAACATCATAAAGGAACGATTAAAATGTTACTTACAAGGCCTGTTAGTCGAGTGAAAATTATATTATCTAAATATTTAACAGCAGCTGTAATAGGGTTTATTTTACTCGCGATTTTATATGCTGTCGTTGCGATATGGTCATTGATTACAATGCCAGGGAATCCAACGGATTTGCTCGTGGTCAAATCACCTGACGGATATGATCATGCAAACTTCTTGGCAGTAATCGGTAAGTCGTTTTTAGCGAACTTATTTACGATTATTATGATTTCTTGGTTTACCGTATCATTCTCGGCAATCTTTAAATCAACACCACTTGCACTTGGTATTTCATTTATAACGCTTTACTTAGCGCCACTTGCAATGATGTGGTTGTCGTCAAAAATAGACGAGAAATACTTGAAATTCTGGTTAGGGGATAACTGGTTTATTCAAAGTTATATCGGTGGTTTTGAAACACCGAAATATGATGGTATGACGCTAACATTCTCGATTATCATTACGTTATTGTACATCATTCCGTTGATGGCTATTGCGATTTATATGTTTAGGATGAGAGATGTGACGAGTGAATAG
- a CDS encoding ABC transporter ATP-binding protein, producing the protein MEEKIQRSVEPSLELVQVNKKIGSKHIIKDVSFEVFPGEVFGFLGPNGAGKTTTIRMLVGLTKMSSGKVYIQGHDIEKEHKNAMEHVGAIVENPEMYNYLTGYQNLKHYARMHGGITKERIDEVVKLVRLGNRIHDKVKKYSLGMKQRLGIAQALLHKPSLLILDEPTNGLDPAGIHEIRDYIRRLAREEGMAVVVSSHILSEMELMCDRIGIIKNGKVVDVQKTNELGDHDQSIIIEAKEVEPLLQLLEQHFEIKKVDGNEVTIVASRQQIPPIIKACLDRNIVLYQIYIGKSSLEERFLSMTKDEEGVQIG; encoded by the coding sequence ATGGAAGAGAAAATTCAACGTTCAGTTGAACCGAGTTTAGAACTGGTTCAAGTGAATAAAAAAATTGGAAGCAAACATATCATTAAAGATGTTTCATTTGAAGTGTTTCCTGGTGAAGTGTTTGGTTTCTTAGGGCCGAATGGTGCCGGGAAAACGACAACAATTCGTATGCTCGTAGGCTTGACTAAAATGAGTTCGGGGAAGGTCTATATCCAAGGACATGACATCGAGAAAGAACATAAGAATGCGATGGAGCATGTAGGGGCAATTGTTGAAAATCCTGAGATGTATAACTATCTAACGGGTTATCAAAACTTAAAGCACTATGCAAGAATGCATGGTGGTATTACGAAAGAACGTATTGATGAAGTCGTGAAGCTTGTTCGTTTAGGGAATAGAATTCACGACAAAGTAAAGAAGTATTCATTAGGAATGAAGCAACGACTCGGTATTGCTCAAGCATTATTACATAAACCAAGTTTACTGATTTTGGATGAACCGACAAATGGACTGGATCCAGCCGGGATTCATGAAATCAGAGATTACATTAGAAGACTCGCACGTGAAGAAGGGATGGCTGTTGTTGTATCAAGCCATATTTTAAGTGAAATGGAACTCATGTGTGACCGTATTGGTATTATTAAGAATGGTAAAGTTGTTGACGTACAAAAAACGAATGAACTCGGTGATCATGATCAATCGATTATTATTGAAGCAAAAGAAGTAGAACCGTTATTACAATTATTAGAACAACACTTTGAAATTAAGAAAGTTGATGGCAATGAAGTGACAATCGTCGCATCTCGTCAACAGATACCTCCAATTATTAAAGCATGCTTAGATAGAAATATCGTTCTTTATCAAATTTATATTGGTAAGAGTTCGCTTGAGGAAAGATTCCTTAGCATGACGAAAGACGAGGAGGGTGTACAAATTGGTTAA
- a CDS encoding ThiF family adenylyltransferase, producing the protein MLHQFSRNELAIGTEGIERLKNTTVMILGIGGVGTFAAESLARSGVGRLILIDKDDVDITNVNRQIHALVDTVGESKVKLMAERIKRINPKCEVIQLHMFYTDETYEEIFNYDFDYCIDASDTIMYKVHLMKECLKRNIPIISSMGAANKSDPSRFRIADISKTYMDPMARVIRNKLKKEGIYKGVNVVFSDESPIVSKEEMNDKIGNKEGTSRKAQMPPSSNAFTPSTVGLICGSFVYNDVIKDIHVERIKDKGQ; encoded by the coding sequence ATGTTACATCAATTTTCAAGAAATGAACTAGCAATCGGTACGGAAGGCATCGAACGTTTAAAAAATACTACAGTGATGATACTTGGTATTGGAGGCGTCGGTACGTTTGCAGCAGAAAGTTTAGCTAGAAGTGGTGTTGGACGATTAATCTTAATCGATAAAGATGACGTCGATATTACAAATGTGAATCGACAAATCCATGCGCTCGTTGACACAGTTGGTGAGTCTAAAGTTAAGCTTATGGCAGAACGAATTAAACGAATTAATCCAAAGTGTGAAGTGATTCAATTACATATGTTTTATACAGATGAGACCTATGAGGAAATTTTTAATTATGATTTCGATTATTGTATCGATGCGAGTGATACGATTATGTACAAAGTCCATTTAATGAAAGAATGTTTAAAGCGAAATATACCGATTATTTCAAGTATGGGTGCTGCAAATAAAAGTGATCCGAGTCGATTTAGAATTGCTGACATCTCAAAGACATATATGGATCCGATGGCAAGAGTAATACGCAATAAACTAAAAAAAGAAGGGATTTATAAAGGGGTCAATGTGGTCTTTAGTGATGAAAGCCCAATTGTGAGTAAAGAAGAGATGAATGATAAAATAGGAAATAAAGAAGGCACGTCGAGAAAAGCACAAATGCCACCATCATCTAACGCATTCACACCATCTACGGTAGGACTGATTTGTGGAAGCTTTGTCTATAACGATGTCATAAAAGATATACACGTAGAACGAATTAAAGATAAAGGGCAATAG
- the aspS gene encoding aspartate--tRNA ligase: MMKRTHYAGLVTEAELGQTVTLQGWVNKRRDLGSLIFIDLRDREGIVQIVFDDSISKDMFEVAESLRSEYVITVEGEVILRDENLVNPQLKTGKIEVKATSLTIISKAETPPFAIDQNDDISDEVRLKHRYIDLRRPKIQSTLMMRHQITSAIRRFMDQDGFIDIETPVLNKSTPEGARDYLVPSRVHDGSFYALPQSPQMFKQLLMVSGFDKYYQIVKCFRDEDLRADRQPEFTQLDVEMSFVDEEDVMDFNERLLTYVMKEVKGLDIKTPFDRMTYDEAMAQYGIDKPDTRFGMTLQDLTDFAKTTDFKVFKETAENGGLVNAIVVKDSADQYSRKDIDKLTDFVKLYKAKGLAWMKVDEGQLTGPIAKFFDEAKQQKLLTQLDATHNDLLLFVADKKEVTQTSLGQLRNHIAKQLDLIDQEQFNFLWVTDWPLLEYDEETERYHAAHHPFTSPKDSDVELLQTAPEKAYAKAYDVVLNGFELGGGSIRIHDGKVQQQMFKALGFSDEERDAQFGFLIDAFKYGTPPHGGIALGLDRLVMLLSGRSNLRDTIAFPKTANASCLMTNAPSEVSAEQLEELGIQLEDRKEK; encoded by the coding sequence ATCATGAAAAGAACACATTATGCAGGTCTAGTGACAGAAGCTGAATTAGGTCAGACAGTTACACTTCAAGGATGGGTAAATAAGCGCAGAGATCTTGGATCATTAATATTTATCGACTTACGTGATCGTGAAGGAATCGTTCAGATTGTGTTCGATGATTCAATCTCGAAGGATATGTTTGAAGTGGCTGAATCGTTACGTTCTGAGTATGTCATTACTGTAGAAGGGGAAGTCATTTTACGTGATGAAAATTTAGTGAATCCACAACTTAAAACAGGTAAGATTGAAGTGAAAGCTACGTCATTGACGATCATTTCTAAAGCTGAGACGCCACCTTTTGCAATTGATCAAAATGATGATATCAGTGATGAAGTTCGTTTGAAGCATCGTTATATCGATTTAAGAAGGCCAAAAATTCAATCGACACTCATGATGAGACATCAAATTACATCAGCCATTCGACGCTTTATGGATCAAGATGGATTTATCGATATCGAAACACCGGTATTAAATAAGTCAACACCAGAAGGTGCTCGTGATTATTTAGTTCCTTCTCGTGTACATGATGGAAGCTTTTATGCATTACCACAATCACCGCAAATGTTTAAGCAATTATTGATGGTGTCTGGATTTGATAAATATTATCAAATCGTTAAATGTTTCCGTGATGAAGACTTAAGAGCAGATCGTCAACCTGAGTTTACACAACTTGATGTGGAGATGAGTTTCGTCGATGAAGAAGATGTAATGGACTTCAATGAACGATTATTAACTTATGTGATGAAAGAAGTGAAAGGGTTAGACATTAAAACACCATTTGACCGAATGACTTACGATGAAGCGATGGCTCAATATGGGATTGATAAACCAGACACTCGCTTTGGTATGACATTGCAGGACTTGACAGATTTTGCTAAGACAACAGATTTCAAAGTGTTTAAAGAAACAGCTGAAAACGGTGGTCTTGTCAATGCCATTGTCGTTAAAGATAGTGCGGATCAATATTCACGTAAAGATATTGATAAATTAACAGATTTCGTGAAGTTATATAAAGCAAAAGGTCTAGCATGGATGAAAGTAGATGAAGGACAATTAACAGGTCCAATTGCAAAGTTCTTTGATGAAGCGAAACAACAAAAATTATTAACTCAACTGGATGCAACACATAATGACTTATTATTGTTTGTTGCGGATAAAAAAGAGGTCACACAAACATCTCTCGGTCAATTGAGAAACCATATTGCTAAACAGTTAGATCTAATTGACCAAGAACAATTTAATTTCTTATGGGTAACGGATTGGCCGTTACTTGAGTACGATGAAGAAACAGAACGTTATCACGCAGCACATCATCCATTTACATCACCGAAAGATTCAGATGTTGAACTCCTTCAAACAGCACCAGAAAAAGCATACGCAAAAGCATATGACGTTGTATTAAACGGATTTGAATTAGGTGGCGGAAGCATCCGTATTCATGACGGTAAAGTCCAACAACAAATGTTTAAGGCACTAGGCTTTTCTGATGAAGAACGAGATGCTCAATTTGGCTTCTTAATTGATGCCTTTAAATACGGCACACCACCACACGGAGGGATTGCGTTAGGGTTGGATAGACTTGTCATGTTATTATCAGGACGTAGTAACTTACGTGATACAATTGCATTCCCGAAAACTGCAAATGCATCATGTCTCATGACCAATGCACCAAGTGAAGTATCCGCTGAACAATTAGAGGAGTTAGGGATACAATTAGAGGATAGAAAAGAAAAATAA